Within Vigna unguiculata cultivar IT97K-499-35 chromosome 2, ASM411807v1, whole genome shotgun sequence, the genomic segment atggtggtggtggtagtgttGAGGGTAATGAAGTGGAAGatatgattaaattgaacaaatttaactaaaatttggactaatttgAACAAAACACAAACAACTATAAGCAGTTCGCTTAACGTGAATCATGTCAGCCTTGTGCACTTTGTCATTATCAATTAAAATGGTGTCAAcgaaaatgatgaaattgaacGTAATTTAGCAAATCAAAAACCAAATTAAACGCATAAAAAAATggggatcaaattgaacaaattagactaaaataatatttaaacttaaataataaaaactccattgaagatatattttttagcttagtagtatatcataaaaaaattaatattaaaaaatgtttaatagaGATTCGAttgttgtttttcataaatttgaaatttaattaatcaatataaaatttaaaagaaaagaaaattacaaagcatgaaaagaagtaaaataaaaaggttataGTTGTTAAAGTTAAGTCAAAATGTATGTTGTCTGTTATGACAGTTATGTGTTGTTTCattagttttttcaatttatgttttcatataaaTGCTTTGTATTTTTGTTGGTTTCGACCAATGAGATAGGGGAACTTTTCTGTATCCCACGTGTAGCAACTCTATGATTTTATATGGTATCTAGAACAAGAACAATTCAAAAGGTAAACTCTGAAAATTGTGAGTGTTGAATAGATACATTGTTGTGAAAGGCAAGAAGACCAAGGTGTTGTGCGGGAGCAAGTGTCTTTTCCAAGATTAGAAgggattttaaaaaattaggattcaattaaaataatttagaaattaaagatttaattgaaattttataacgaaaacaaaaaatttctctacaattaaaccaaataaaaatgttaagaatTACATAACATATAACTCAATTGCAATCCAATGAGACAAGAAGATCTTGTTGACTTCCAAATGGTCAGAAAAGTGGAGACTTGTGATTTGTGATTTGTTTCCGAGTAACGTAAGCCATTGAATGATGTTTAAGGAATCCCAAAGGTAACTCCACCAGGTATGGAATTGTGCACGCCTCATTAACACAAAGAACGctagtaaaaacattatttgtAGACACTTCTTTTGACTAATTTCTTGCATTTCAAtgttaaacaataataataaaaaaatgtgcacATCTTTAACGTATACAGTTAAAACAGGAACAAGGaatcaaagaaaaatgtgaataaAACACTGTTGTATGCatagcaagaaaaaaaaaaaatcacgatgGTAAACGGCGTCGTTTGATGGCGTGCGTTTGTGGTGAAGCTAAGGAACAAGTATATTCAAGACTGAAGCTGAAGCAACCGTAACCATTTGATTTCCCTCTTCTCTGTTCTCCATACATGGTCCACAACAATATACACACTCCTCTCAAGCTCCCACCGTTATCCCAACCCCATCTTCCTCTTCCCACGCTCTTCACCACCATGCCTCTTCTACTCGCTCGCACCCCACCATCTTCACTTCCTCCAATCCTTCGCCACcactacaacaacaacaacaaccttctAATCGCACCCTCTCAGAAGCGCGCCTCTCTCACTGCAGGGCCAATTCTTCTTCCCCGGCGCATTCTAGCATCACCGACTCTCAAGTGCGCCTCCATCAACGGAGTCTCCGTTCATAACACTCCAGAAGCTTCCACAGAACAAGTCTACGCCGGCGAGTTACTTCAGAGGATTCGTAAATGGCTCGACTTTTTACCGTCGATACTTCCCGGCGGGCGGTGGTGGGACTTCTCTCATGACGTCGACGTTCAGCTGGTGGCGCAGCCCGTGACCGTGTGGCGCGCGCTAGGCAAAATGTGGGAGCTTGTCGCGCGTGACAGATGGGTCATCATCGCTGCTTTCTCTGCTCTCATTGTTGCTGCTGTgagtacctttttttttttctttgctgtTTTTTTTATTCGGTTTTGTGCCCATTTTGCGTGGTTCCAAGGTGGGGTCAAAGTTGTGAGCTTTTTCTAcgtgggtttcaggtttcggagATTTCTATTCCGCATTTCTTAACGGCGTCCATCTTCTCGGCACAGGGTGCGGACCTTGCTGTTTTTCATCGGAATGTGCGCTTGTTGGTTCTGTTGTGCGTGACTTCGGGAATATGCAGGTCAAAATCTTGTATGGTCGAATCTCCCTTCTACTTGCTGAAAGTgatatgatttttctttttctttcatttgtgaGTCTTAACTGCTGGTGCTGAAAGAACCTTCCATAAGAAAACGCAATGGATTTGCTCTTTAATCCTTTTATCGTTAACCCAATCATAAAGCTGATGTTTGACTTTAAGCTTGTGTGGTTGGTTCCACATTCGAGTGGCTTTTCACGGTTTACCGAGAAGCTAGTAGTTATAAACTTGTACAGCATgctattaaaattgaaattttttttgttacgttCAATGATGCTCTTAGTTCTGTGTCATTTGAAACTTGTTATGTTACCGGCGATATATGAGTATTCGTAACAAGCATTTTCCTGTGCTTCAGTGGGATACGAGGTTGCTGTTTTGGCATTGCAAACATGATTCTGGTGAGTTTATCTGTCTGATATTTGGGGATGGGGATTCTGTGGTCCATGTAAAATCCTTTAGAGCATAATGGAATAAGAACTGCAGTTATCAAATTAAGACCATGTGCTTCAGCAGTGGCCATGCTGTAGCTTCCCCGTTCCTGATGCTTtgacttttttgttttcttcaactCTTGAGTGTAAGTGACCTTTCAAACTTGGAAATATGTGCAGGttaagagaatgagagaaactCTATACTCTTCTCTTCTACTGCAGGTTTGCCTGCACTTAGTAACTGATTCTCTTGCTGCATTCATTTATTTCCTTTGTTTGGTATATGATTTAACTCATTCAGCAGTTTCCTTATTGTAGGATATATCGTTTTTTGACAATGAAACGGTAGGTGATTTGACAAGTAGGCTTGGGGCTGATTGTCAACAAGTGTCAAGAGTTATTGGAAATGATCTTAACTTGATATTGCGCAACTTTCTTCAGGTTGATTTAGTTTTGATAGATGTAATGCAAGTAAAACTCACCTCACATATTAGAAgctttaattgttttttctcATCTTGTTAGGGTGGAGGTTCATTAATCTACTTGTTGATTTTATCTTGGCCACTTGGTTTATGTACATTGGTGATATGCTCCATATTAGCAGCAGTTATGTTACGCTATGGAAGGTAAACTTATGgttaattttcttcaaattcatCCTTTCAAAAacactttatttttcatttgtagTTTCCTGCCATTGACTAGTTCAGGCAGCATGCttgatgatgaaaatatcaACCAGAATGTGGATCAATGTTAATCATGttgaatttttcttaattaaatcaattagtagactctaaataaataattctcaTCTCAAGAAATGTCTCTGTAAAAGCTAAAGGGCTCTGCCTTCTCCCCAAAATCTGCTACAATGGTGTTATTGaggatttgatatatttataaatttgtaaaagcGAAATTTCAATGCTTTTAAGATCCCTTGCAGGCTTCTTCCGCTCTCCTCGTGTTTCCTTTATCCTACTGGTATTGATTtggtcatattttttttttgtgtagttACCAGAAAAAGGCAGCAAGGTTGATCCAAGAAGTCACTGCTTCGGCAAATGATGTAGAATAAGATATCTTGTATTATACTATAATTTGCTTTATATTTCCTAAATTCAATTGTAGTAACAACTTTTCTCATAGGTAGCTCAAGAGACATTCTCTCTTATTAGAACTGTACGAGTTTATGGAACCGAAGAAGAAGAATATGGAAGGTGATGATCCTATCACAATTAtgtcatttattattttgtattccagTTATTTCTCTGCCATAACACACACATGCTGTCCATTTCTATCTACAGGTATAATTGGTGGCTAGAGAAATTAGCTGACATCAGCTTGCGTCAAAGTGCTGCTTATGGAGTTTGGAATTTTAACTTTAACATCCTTTATCATTCAACTCAGGTATAGCTAAGGTTttctaaaatcatatatttatccattttatttatttatttatttttattttttccttttaagcCTGCAATCTTGTTGTTGGAAGAAAGCTTGCTAGAATTAGTAATCAATAAACGTTTGAAGTTTAGTTAACCTTTATAATTGACTTGTTCTCTTATTGAAACATAAAATCTTATAGGTCATTGCTGTGCTATTTGGAGGAATGTCTATTCTTGCGGGTCATATCACAGCTGAGAAACTTACCAAGTTTATTCTATACAGTGAATGGTTAATCTACTCTACCTGGTGGGTAGGAGACAATATATCCAATTTGATGCAATCAGTTGGAGCTAGTGAAAAAGTATTCCATTTAATGGATCTCTCCCCTAGCAGCCAATTCACGGAAAGAGGCAAGTGTTTTTGGACTCAaatatttcatttgaataaacACCTTTCATATTAGCTTAGTCCTTTTTGtgcttctttttgttttttcaagtCATCACCTATCCAGAGACTGGCTAGTCCTTGCATGTTCAATTCTTATTCTACTTGTACACTGAGCATGGATATTTTCCTTAGAAATGTGAGAGATAAATTATGATTTCATCAAACTATGCAATAAGCAAACTTTGTAGTTTACTCTGAGGAATAAGGATGCTCACCCTTATACCAactataattgttttaaaactgTAGATACTTGCAGTGATACTTACTTGACAATGGTGGTCATCGTAAGCAATATAGGATTTTTGTGTTAAGAAAAACTAGCTACGCCTGTAGTGAACTGACTGGGTCATCAAATGCAGTTTCCTGCAGTTATGTCATGTGCCGCTCCCAATTTATTATTCAACTACAGCATGTGCATCTATTGTTATTCCTCTACCAACAACATTACATCGATGAATAAATAACTAGAGAAAGTGAAACATAATGAATTCCTGCATaactttttgtttgttttaatttgacTATATTGAAGTTTGGGTGTAACTTTGTTTCAGGTATAAAGTTGCAGAGGTTAATGGGGCGTATTGAGTTTCTAAATGTATCTTTTCACTATCCTTCGAGGCCAACGGTAGATCTTTATTTCTCACACCTTCACTTTACTTTAGAGTTGAAGCTATTTGATTCCGTCAGTGTTCCTCAGTTACTTCACTGAAGGATGAATCCTGCTACAATAGGAATAAAAAAGTTCACTGCTGAGATTTTAGGCACACCCCTCCCCTAAACAAAGTGGGTGCATAAACTGTTCTCTTTATAGTAGTGTATGACTGGAACTTGTGCATGTATGCAATGAAGTTGTACAGCGACTTACATTTAAGAAAATCATGTTCAATAGAAAAATATGCtgattgaattttaaaaataaactgaaaTTATTTAATCTGACTGTGCATCTATGTGGGATTAAGATTGTCAATGTTATTTGTGAGGTATACTGGCTTAAGTAATGGCAGATATTGTAACAGGTATCTGTAGTGCAACATGTTAGCTTTGCAGTCCATCCTGGTGAGGTGGTTGCAATAGTAAGAAACCGCATCTCATCTCTTCAATTCATTCTTTCCATGCACTATGGATGAGATAATCTGCCGTTTCCTTTGACTTGTGTCATAGGTTGGACTTAGCGGTAGTGGAAAAAGCACATTGGTGAATCTTTTGCTCCGTCTCTATGAGCCTACAAGTGGTCAGGTAGAGTTCGTTTATCTCATTAGAATCGAGTGGACTTATATGGTtggcttaaaaaattattggatttACAGAAATtgatatgaaaaagaaaaaaggatactgaattttattattaatggaAGAGAAGAGGgactgt encodes:
- the LOC114174216 gene encoding ABC transporter B family member 26, chloroplastic isoform X1, with amino-acid sequence MVHNNIHTPLKLPPLSQPHLPLPTLFTTMPLLLARTPPSSLPPILRHHYNNNNNLLIAPSQKRASLTAGPILLPRRILASPTLKCASINGVSVHNTPEASTEQVYAGELLQRIRKWLDFLPSILPGGRWWDFSHDVDVQLVAQPVTVWRALGKMWELVARDRWVIIAAFSALIVAAVSEISIPHFLTASIFSAQGADLAVFHRNVRLLVLLCVTSGICSGIRGCCFGIANMILVKRMRETLYSSLLLQDISFFDNETVGDLTSRLGADCQQVSRVIGNDLNLILRNFLQGGGSLIYLLILSWPLGLCTLVICSILAAVMLRYGSYQKKAARLIQEVTASANDVAQETFSLIRTVRVYGTEEEEYGRYNWWLEKLADISLRQSAAYGVWNFNFNILYHSTQVIAVLFGGMSILAGHITAEKLTKFILYSEWLIYSTWWVGDNISNLMQSVGASEKVFHLMDLSPSSQFTERGIKLQRLMGRIEFLNVSFHYPSRPTVSVVQHVSFAVHPGEVVAIVGLSGSGKSTLVNLLLRLYEPTSGQILVDDTPIKDLDIMWWREKIGFVGQEPKLFRMDISSNIKYGCRDVKHEDIEWAAKQAYAHDFISALPNGYETLVDDDLLSGGQKQRIAIARALLRDPKILILDEATSALDAESEHNVKGVLRSVRSDSATRSVIVIAHRLSTIQAADRIVVMDGGQIVEIGSHRELLLRDGLYARLTRKQADAMA
- the LOC114174216 gene encoding ABC transporter B family member 26, chloroplastic isoform X2; this encodes MGHHRCFLCSHCCCCFGDFYSAFLNGVHLLGTGCGPCCFSSECALVGSVVRDFGNMQVKIFGIRGCCFGIANMILVKRMRETLYSSLLLQDISFFDNETVGDLTSRLGADCQQVSRVIGNDLNLILRNFLQGGGSLIYLLILSWPLGLCTLVICSILAAVMLRYGSYQKKAARLIQEVTASANDVAQETFSLIRTVRVYGTEEEEYGRYNWWLEKLADISLRQSAAYGVWNFNFNILYHSTQVIAVLFGGMSILAGHITAEKLTKFILYSEWLIYSTWWVGDNISNLMQSVGASEKVFHLMDLSPSSQFTERGIKLQRLMGRIEFLNVSFHYPSRPTVSVVQHVSFAVHPGEVVAIVGLSGSGKSTLVNLLLRLYEPTSGQILVDDTPIKDLDIMWWREKIGFVGQEPKLFRMDISSNIKYGCRDVKHEDIEWAAKQAYAHDFISALPNGYETLVDDDLLSGGQKQRIAIARALLRDPKILILDEATSALDAESEHNVKGVLRSVRSDSATRSVIVIAHRLSTIQAADRIVVMDGGQIVEIGSHRELLLRDGLYARLTRKQADAMA